A region of Gammaproteobacteria bacterium DNA encodes the following proteins:
- a CDS encoding DUF1016 N-terminal domain-containing protein, with the protein MAKKKGMATTQISVEYQTLYSGIRQRIAEARLSVIKHVNQTLTVTYWQIGKQIQFQVLDNNRAEYGKQTVQKLSQQLSNEFGKGFSYSALSRMVKFYQAFSDKNIIATLSQQLSWSVRTLRERMDGMLFERSAIAKQPEKVIRQELAKLEQSETSSIFSLPRGNIYPNRAIGGWG; encoded by the coding sequence ATGGCTAAGAAAAAAGGCATGGCAACGACTCAAATTTCTGTTGAATACCAAACACTCTACTCTGGTATCAGGCAACGGATTGCCGAAGCACGCTTATCTGTTATAAAGCATGTCAATCAGACCTTGACAGTGACATATTGGCAAATTGGTAAGCAGATACAGTTCCAAGTTTTGGATAATAACCGTGCTGAATACGGCAAGCAAACAGTACAAAAACTCAGCCAGCAACTCAGTAATGAATTTGGCAAGGGATTTAGCTACTCGGCTTTAAGCCGTATGGTGAAATTTTATCAAGCATTTTCCGATAAAAATATTATTGCGACACTGTCGCAACAATTAAGCTGGTCGGTGCGTACCTTGCGTGAACGTATGGACGGCATGTTATTTGAACGCAGTGCCATTGCCAAACAGCCTGAAAAAGTTATTAGGCAAGAACTGGCAAAGCTGGAACAGTCAGAAACCTCATCTATTTTCTCGCTCCCACGTGGGAACATATACCCAAACCGAGCGATTGGAGGTTGGGGATGA